A genome region from Micromonospora peucetia includes the following:
- a CDS encoding Ppx/GppA phosphatase family protein, producing MRLGVLDVGSNTVHLLVVDAHHGAHPWPAHSEKVVLRLAEQLGPDGALTEPGADSLVKAVGMAQAAAVGLDADDLIAFATSAVRDATNAAEVLARVHDETGVRLEVLPGADEARLTFLAVRRWFGWSAGRLLVLDIGGGSLEIAAGIDEDPTVAVSLPLGAGRLTRDRLRVDPATAAPPSAEAVDELRAYVDGLLEPVVAQATAVGWDRPVATSKTFRTLARLAGAAPSGAGLWAPRRLTRAGLRQVLGFIRHIPPAQLVELEGVSAGRSHQLLAGAVVAEAVLRRLDVDALDICPWALREGMILRRLDQLGPV from the coding sequence ATGCGACTGGGTGTCCTCGACGTCGGTTCCAACACCGTGCACCTGCTGGTGGTCGACGCCCATCACGGGGCGCACCCCTGGCCGGCGCACTCGGAGAAGGTAGTGCTGCGGCTGGCCGAGCAGTTGGGCCCGGACGGCGCGCTCACCGAGCCCGGCGCGGACAGCCTGGTCAAGGCGGTCGGCATGGCCCAGGCGGCGGCCGTGGGGCTGGACGCCGACGACCTGATCGCGTTCGCCACCTCCGCCGTCCGCGACGCCACCAACGCCGCCGAGGTGCTGGCCCGGGTCCACGACGAGACCGGCGTACGCCTGGAGGTGCTCCCGGGTGCGGACGAGGCGCGGCTGACCTTCCTCGCGGTGCGGCGCTGGTTCGGCTGGTCGGCGGGCCGGCTGCTGGTGCTGGACATCGGCGGCGGCTCGCTGGAGATCGCGGCCGGCATCGACGAGGACCCGACCGTCGCGGTGTCCCTGCCGCTCGGCGCCGGCCGGCTCACCCGCGACCGGCTCCGGGTGGACCCGGCCACCGCGGCGCCGCCGTCGGCCGAGGCGGTCGACGAGCTGCGGGCGTACGTCGACGGGCTGCTGGAGCCGGTGGTCGCGCAGGCGACCGCGGTGGGCTGGGACCGGCCGGTGGCCACCTCGAAGACGTTCCGGACCCTGGCCCGGCTGGCCGGGGCGGCGCCCTCCGGCGCGGGCCTGTGGGCGCCCCGCCGGCTCACCCGCGCCGGGTTGCGGCAGGTGCTCGGGTTCATCCGGCACATCCCGCCGGCCCAGCTCGTCGAGCTGGAGGGGGTGAGCGCCGGCCGGTCCCACCAGCTGCTCGCCGGGGCGGTCGTCGCCGAGGCGGTGCTGCGCCGGCTGGACGTGGACGCGCTGGACATCTGTCCCTGGGCGCTGCGTGAGGGCATGATCCTGCGCCGGCTGGATCAGCTCGGTCCGGTGTGA
- a CDS encoding sugar phosphate isomerase/epimerase family protein — protein MTSRVPVLLSTSSVFPERTAAAFQLAASLGYDGVEVMVWTDAVSQDVGALRGLAEHYGVPVLSVHAPCLLVTQRVWSPDPWERLRRSAELAATLGAPVVVVHPPFTWQREYARNFADGLATIAAEYPDLRFPVENMYPVRMAGRQFVPYVPGWDPTATGYASYTLDLSHCAASHTDSMAMADRMGANLAHVHLGDGTGEGRDEHLVPGRGNQPCGRLLSSLAGRGFTGSVAVEVTTRGAKSRAVREDDLREALAFAREHLGTPSPVDA, from the coding sequence GTGACTTCCCGCGTCCCGGTGCTCCTGTCCACGTCCTCGGTCTTCCCTGAACGGACGGCGGCGGCGTTCCAGTTGGCCGCCTCGCTCGGCTACGACGGCGTCGAGGTCATGGTCTGGACGGACGCCGTCAGCCAGGACGTCGGGGCGCTACGCGGGCTCGCCGAGCACTACGGCGTGCCGGTGCTCTCCGTCCACGCGCCCTGCCTGCTGGTCACGCAGCGGGTATGGAGCCCCGACCCGTGGGAACGGCTGCGCCGCTCGGCGGAGCTGGCGGCGACGCTCGGGGCACCCGTCGTGGTGGTGCACCCGCCGTTCACGTGGCAGCGGGAATATGCGCGCAACTTCGCCGACGGGCTCGCCACGATCGCCGCCGAGTACCCGGACCTGCGTTTCCCGGTGGAGAACATGTACCCGGTCCGGATGGCGGGGCGGCAGTTCGTGCCGTACGTCCCGGGCTGGGACCCGACCGCGACGGGGTACGCCTCCTACACGCTCGACCTGTCGCACTGCGCCGCCTCGCACACCGACTCGATGGCGATGGCCGACCGGATGGGCGCCAACCTGGCCCACGTGCACCTCGGTGACGGCACCGGCGAGGGCCGCGACGAGCACCTGGTGCCGGGGCGCGGCAACCAGCCCTGCGGCCGGCTGCTCTCCTCGCTGGCCGGGCGCGGGTTCACCGGCTCGGTCGCTGTCGAGGTCACCACCCGGGGCGCGAAGAGCCGGGCCGTGCGGGAGGACGACCTGCGGGAGGCGCTGGCGTTCGCCCGCGAGCACCTCGGCACCCCGTCCCCGGTCGACGCCTGA
- a CDS encoding CGNR zinc finger domain-containing protein, with the protein MNFDAYARTGVDLVNARLDDLDDLRALFPEENAWMRDEVAERDLTTFRRAQKRLRDVFEYGTSGRDAQAVTEINALLEAFPVQPRISGHDSNDWHMHVTSRGASVSAEYMAGAVWGLSVWLCEYGSARFGVCADERCGNVYLDTSSNCCRRFCSERCATRSHVAAHRARKRAAIGEQAGVASKETLTTVV; encoded by the coding sequence GTGAACTTCGACGCGTACGCCCGGACCGGCGTTGACCTCGTCAACGCCCGCCTGGACGACCTCGACGACCTGCGGGCCCTCTTCCCCGAAGAAAACGCGTGGATGCGCGACGAGGTGGCGGAGCGGGACCTGACGACCTTCCGGCGGGCGCAGAAGCGACTGCGCGACGTCTTCGAGTACGGCACCTCCGGGCGGGACGCCCAGGCGGTGACCGAGATCAACGCGCTGCTGGAGGCGTTCCCGGTGCAGCCCCGCATCTCCGGGCACGACTCCAACGACTGGCACATGCACGTGACCAGCCGGGGCGCCTCGGTGAGCGCCGAATACATGGCCGGCGCGGTCTGGGGGCTGTCGGTCTGGCTCTGCGAGTACGGCAGCGCCCGGTTCGGGGTGTGTGCCGACGAACGCTGCGGCAACGTCTACCTGGACACCTCGTCCAACTGCTGCCGGCGGTTCTGCTCGGAACGCTGTGCCACCCGCTCGCACGTGGCCGCCCACCGCGCCCGCAAGCGCGCGGCCATCGGCGAGCAGGCCGGCGTGGCCAGCAAGGAAACCCTCACCACGGTCGTCTGA